A portion of the Granulosicoccus antarcticus IMCC3135 genome contains these proteins:
- the nrtS gene encoding nitrate/nitrite transporter NrtS, with the protein MKRALRVSILVGVVLATINHGDRLLAGDIDVSIMFKILLTFCVPYSVSTYSSVLAIREFQGG; encoded by the coding sequence ATGAAACGGGCACTACGGGTGTCAATTCTGGTCGGTGTGGTGCTGGCTACAATCAATCATGGTGATCGATTGTTGGCTGGGGATATCGATGTAAGCATCATGTTCAAGATATTGTTGACATTCTGCGTGCCGTATTCCGTTTCAACCTACTCGTCGGTGCTCGCTATCCGGGAATTTCAGGGCGGCTGA
- a CDS encoding VOC family protein gives MNESILEHINLTTPDPLSTASMLCELFDWRIRWQGDSIHGGFSVHVGGMHSYLALYSNEKQSKNATDSYFRQHGLNHIGVVVNNLEQVERKVIELGMTPHSHADYEPGKRFYFHDANGLEIEVISYDN, from the coding sequence ATGAACGAATCCATACTTGAGCACATTAACCTGACGACTCCCGACCCGCTAAGCACCGCCAGCATGTTGTGTGAGCTGTTCGACTGGCGCATTCGCTGGCAAGGCGACTCCATCCATGGCGGATTTTCGGTTCACGTAGGAGGCATGCACTCATACCTGGCTCTGTATTCGAACGAAAAGCAAAGTAAAAACGCCACCGATAGCTATTTCCGACAACATGGGCTTAACCACATCGGTGTGGTTGTCAACAATCTGGAGCAGGTCGAACGCAAAGTAATCGAGCTTGGCATGACACCCCACTCACACGCTGACTATGAGCCGGGCAAGCGTTTCTACTTCCACGATGCCAACGGGCTCGAGATAGAAGTCATCTCCTACGATAACTGA
- a CDS encoding sodium:solute symporter family protein, translated as MTAENWQLDNIWLGLGITFAVFSLYYIVAFINNKKTENATDLYLAGRSIGPLVNSLAASSTWMSVATFLGVVALIQQLHLPFVYMWIQLILSVPLLVMLYGASLYRMEVFTSVHFVKQRYGRQSAFLAAGWMLLIMLMYMVGQFIGIAKVFEVLLGLDYTLSLILSAVVITGYITIGGMKGATYNDAIQMVIMMVALLVPLAAILKAMGVSGYWFPPLGYGDMTDALLEKIPTFFDLKYEPRFYLSLFVALTIGTIGLPQLAQRILTSKSIKSARKVVPWFCLWVGIMFLGIYAMGFAGVYHFALLGLELSPEAADKTTLLLNLAYNPDWVSAFVIAGVLAAGVSTIAGLMIGVATVVGHDIVGVIKPEMNEKTQLKYGYFALAGTGVVSLLVSLNPPAFLITSIFWAFGLCATTITPMVVLGVWSTRINSWGAFVGSFVSGALYIVISPYVFGDLSVGTGLVSKLGFAQALISVPVGFIVTILVSFLAERVVVQAASAERSEAQELVERMHGWADVTRVRYDSSTWLLILCGLWVPVLLWGLVPW; from the coding sequence ATGACTGCAGAAAACTGGCAGTTAGACAATATCTGGCTAGGACTTGGGATAACGTTTGCGGTCTTTAGCCTTTACTATATTGTTGCTTTTATAAACAATAAAAAGACAGAGAATGCCACCGACCTCTATCTGGCAGGGCGTTCGATAGGGCCATTGGTCAACTCCCTTGCTGCCTCATCTACCTGGATGAGTGTCGCCACATTTTTGGGCGTTGTGGCGCTTATACAGCAGCTGCATCTGCCTTTTGTCTATATGTGGATTCAACTGATTCTCAGTGTGCCACTACTCGTGATGCTTTACGGAGCCTCTCTTTACAGGATGGAGGTGTTTACTTCCGTTCATTTCGTGAAGCAACGATACGGGCGTCAAAGTGCTTTTCTGGCCGCAGGCTGGATGCTGTTGATCATGTTGATGTACATGGTCGGACAGTTCATTGGCATTGCAAAGGTGTTTGAGGTCTTGTTGGGATTGGATTACACCCTGTCGCTGATTCTCTCCGCCGTGGTAATTACAGGCTATATCACCATTGGCGGCATGAAAGGGGCGACTTATAACGATGCCATTCAAATGGTGATCATGATGGTCGCATTGTTAGTGCCTCTGGCCGCTATCCTCAAGGCAATGGGAGTCTCAGGATACTGGTTTCCACCATTGGGTTATGGGGATATGACGGATGCACTGTTAGAGAAAATCCCGACATTCTTTGATCTGAAATATGAACCTCGTTTCTACTTGTCACTGTTTGTCGCACTGACAATTGGCACCATCGGTCTTCCGCAATTAGCCCAACGTATTCTGACTTCCAAGAGCATCAAGTCCGCACGCAAAGTCGTCCCCTGGTTTTGTCTTTGGGTCGGCATCATGTTTCTGGGGATTTATGCGATGGGGTTCGCAGGTGTTTATCATTTTGCCTTGCTCGGCCTTGAACTTTCACCAGAGGCTGCTGACAAAACGACTCTGTTGCTAAATTTGGCCTATAACCCGGATTGGGTGTCTGCCTTTGTCATTGCAGGAGTATTGGCAGCCGGTGTTTCCACCATTGCAGGGCTGATGATTGGTGTTGCAACAGTGGTAGGGCATGACATAGTGGGTGTGATCAAACCGGAAATGAATGAGAAGACCCAGCTAAAGTATGGGTACTTTGCGTTGGCAGGCACGGGCGTTGTTTCGCTTCTGGTTTCGCTGAACCCGCCAGCATTCCTGATTACCTCCATTTTCTGGGCATTTGGACTCTGCGCAACGACAATCACACCGATGGTGGTGCTGGGAGTCTGGTCAACGCGTATTAATTCCTGGGGTGCCTTTGTTGGTAGTTTTGTGTCAGGTGCTTTATATATTGTTATCTCCCCGTATGTGTTTGGGGATCTATCAGTTGGTACTGGCCTGGTCAGCAAGCTTGGTTTTGCACAAGCGCTGATTTCAGTTCCTGTCGGTTTCATAGTGACAATACTCGTCTCTTTTCTGGCAGAGAGGGTGGTTGTACAGGCCGCCTCTGCTGAGCGAAGCGAAGCACAGGAGTTGGTGGAAAGAATGCATGGCTGGGCGGATGTCACCCGCGTGCGCTATGACAGTTCTACCTGGCTGCTGATTCTGTGTGGACTATGGGTACCTGTTTTGCTTTGGGGCTTGGTCCCATGGTAA
- a CDS encoding haloacid dehalogenase type II, translating to MTIEAFVFDAYGTLYDVHSVSQLTEEEFPGRGDLITQIWRLKQLEYTWLRSQMQVYRDFWEVSEESLVYTLKAIGLSTDKVVVNRILDKYLHLDPYPDCLSALDALKGYPLAILSNGNQEILDKLVKNTGLDTRLQSVISVDKVKTFKPHPTAYELVEQTLGIKPENVMFVSSNSFDATAAKNFGFQVAWIERVTPEALAAEVASQEVVGPSTMFKLLRMQLENFGMEPDHRLTSLSDLASLIK from the coding sequence ATGACAATCGAAGCTTTTGTGTTTGACGCTTATGGGACTCTTTATGATGTCCATTCCGTCTCACAACTCACGGAGGAAGAGTTTCCTGGAAGAGGGGATTTGATCACTCAAATCTGGCGATTGAAACAGTTGGAATATACCTGGCTACGTTCACAAATGCAGGTGTATCGTGACTTCTGGGAAGTCTCTGAAGAGTCGCTTGTCTACACGCTGAAAGCGATTGGACTCTCAACTGACAAGGTGGTCGTAAATCGTATTCTCGACAAATATCTGCACCTGGATCCATATCCTGACTGCCTGTCCGCTCTGGATGCTTTGAAAGGTTATCCGCTTGCCATTCTCTCCAATGGCAATCAGGAAATATTGGACAAGCTGGTTAAAAATACCGGACTGGATACGCGCTTACAATCGGTTATCAGTGTTGATAAAGTCAAAACATTCAAACCACATCCAACGGCCTATGAACTTGTCGAGCAGACTCTCGGTATAAAGCCGGAGAATGTAATGTTTGTCTCTTCCAACTCCTTTGATGCTACAGCCGCAAAGAACTTCGGTTTCCAGGTAGCCTGGATAGAACGAGTTACCCCGGAGGCATTGGCGGCTGAAGTAGCATCCCAGGAGGTCGTTGGTCCGTCTACCATGTTCAAATTATTACGGATGCAACTGGAGAATTTTGGCATGGAGCCTGATCATCGTCTTACATCACTTTCAGACCTTGCCTCATTGATAAAATGA
- the soxR gene encoding redox-sensitive transcriptional activator SoxR, producing MTAGKKKTDALTIGELAERSGLSVTAIRFYESKDLISSNRSPGGQRRFPRSSLRRLSFVKISQNLGFSLGDIREAMATLPDSRTPSKRDWEILSQHFVADIDRRIAGLEQLRENLTSCIGCGCLSLARCRLYNPQDEASGFGQGPRFLMGDRPEKT from the coding sequence ATGACTGCAGGCAAGAAAAAGACTGATGCACTCACTATTGGTGAATTGGCGGAACGCTCGGGCTTATCGGTGACGGCCATCCGATTCTACGAAAGCAAGGATCTGATCAGCTCGAATCGTAGTCCCGGTGGCCAGCGGCGGTTTCCACGCAGTAGTCTTCGTCGATTGTCCTTTGTCAAGATCTCTCAGAATCTGGGTTTTTCACTGGGAGATATACGAGAAGCGATGGCAACATTGCCTGATTCCAGGACACCAAGCAAACGTGATTGGGAGATATTGAGCCAACACTTTGTCGCAGATATTGATCGCCGAATTGCAGGCCTTGAACAGCTTCGCGAAAACCTGACATCCTGCATTGGTTGTGGTTGCCTGTCTCTGGCACGCTGCAGGCTGTACAACCCGCAGGATGAAGCATCAGGCTTTGGTCAGGGACCACGTTTTCTCATGGGGGATCGCCCTGAGAAGACTTGA
- a CDS encoding TetR/AcrR family transcriptional regulator gives MARHREFNMDDVLDGAMGVFWRDGYSGAAIGDICTATGLNPGSIYGAFGNKRGLFLAVIHHYLEQINQPGIVILESNPEGLGGIRDYFEHIVEGILHNNRRWGCLGTNAFIELKESDDEVAKIFKNHFAHLAKVFERALERDGIKNASIWAQHLLCVSQGLNVLAKTDPDVALLNAVVETTTLAIGNSSIASQVYN, from the coding sequence ATGGCACGTCATCGCGAATTCAATATGGACGATGTTCTGGATGGTGCGATGGGCGTGTTTTGGCGTGATGGCTATTCTGGTGCTGCGATAGGCGACATTTGCACAGCCACGGGCCTCAATCCGGGTAGCATATATGGCGCTTTTGGCAACAAAAGAGGTTTGTTTCTAGCTGTAATCCACCACTATCTAGAGCAGATAAATCAACCTGGCATTGTCATTCTGGAGTCTAACCCTGAGGGCTTGGGCGGTATACGAGACTATTTCGAACATATCGTTGAAGGCATCCTGCATAACAATCGGCGATGGGGGTGCCTTGGTACAAATGCCTTCATTGAACTCAAAGAGTCCGATGACGAAGTCGCTAAAATCTTCAAGAATCACTTCGCACATTTAGCCAAAGTATTCGAAAGAGCTCTGGAACGCGATGGGATCAAGAACGCCTCCATCTGGGCACAACATCTGCTCTGTGTCTCACAAGGCCTGAACGTGCTGGCAAAAACAGATCCTGACGTTGCCCTGTTGAATGCAGTGGTTGAGACGACGACCCTGGCTATCGGTAACTCCAGCATAGCGTCTCAAGTCTACAACTGA